From the Rhea pennata isolate bPtePen1 chromosome 1, bPtePen1.pri, whole genome shotgun sequence genome, the window actgaaatgatcGCAAGTTGTATGAACCATGTAATTGTAGAGATACATTATACGGAATGAAGCCACGGATGGGCTGTAAGCCGTCGCATATCATGTCACGTATCGTGGCCCAGTCCATCTGAGATGAAATCACTGGCTGctcctttttctgtattttttattacgGAGTCTTTGAACTTCCTGACTTTGTGAAAGATTTCTTACTGACTATCATTAAAGACATTATGGCTGTATTagccaaaatatttattacagaaattcttttgcttttatgtatTAGGAAACAAACCATAggacaaatatatatacatacatacatacatacatacatacatatatatatatatatatacacattttgcATCTGAATTTCAGCTATCCCAGCAGAAATCAATCACATGCTGCAACAGCTATGAGAAACACAGTGAGCTGCGAGAAGCCAACCGGAGGTAACACGAAAAACCGCTGATGAGAATGACATTCGGTAGCAAAGCTTGTAAAAGCTGGCAAAAGGGAGATAAATGAGTACACAGACCCCAGGTCTGAGCTAACCCCCTGGACCCCCTTGGGGAGAGGAACGGAGGTGGCCGGCAGGCAGCTGCTCGGGTGCAGAAGGGATCCGAGGAGCTGCACCCTGAAAACGCCCCTTTTCCCCGTTGCCCGGAGGGGGAATCCAGGGGAGCGGTGAAGCCAGAGGGCTCTGCTTGGAGAGCACCCGAAGTTAGGGGAGGCGAATCCTGCCTGACCCATCAGAGCCGAGGCGCTCGTCCGACCTCCGAAGCAAGCCAACGGCACGCGCGCCTTGTTCGCGGGATCGGAGCGCCTCTCCTCCCGCGGAGCACCGAGGCTTGTCCTCACAACCGCTGCcattcctgcaaaaaaaatcaggcgAGTTTTATGTGACTCCAGAGAGCGTCGGTGATATCTCACCTAACACCTGCCTCCTTTTGTAAGAACCAAAGCTGGAAAACATGCCGCCCAGAGCCTTCAGACATAAGCCACGTTATCAGCAGAGAATTCAAAGCACCTTAACGGGCGCGGGTTAGAGACTTCACACGCGTGTGCCCCAGCGCGGTGGACTTCAGTGTGTTGCAGCACTCCCAGCTCTGTGCGATTCCCTGTTTCCTTTGCACAACCTCCGTAAGCTCCTTAGAGAAGCCTCCTGCGTTCCCGACCCCACAGGCTTCCTGTGTACGGGCCAGCGCTGTCTCCTCACTCcatgttttttcccctgcagGTGTTTCCACCAGCCATggacagctgcagcagcaacgCTTCCACTAAACACTTTTTCCTGGTTGGATTTCCAGGTCTTCAGGATTTCCAGACAGCCCTTTTTGTTGTGTTCTTGTTACTCTATCTGCTGATCCTGGTTGGTAATGTCATTATCATCACTGTAGTTGTGGTTGACCGTAAGCTCCACAAACCCATGTACTTTTTCCTGATTAACCTCTCTGTGCTAGATGTACTTTTTACAACCACCACCATTCCCAAAATGCTAGCCATGTTCCTGGCCAATGCTAAAACCATCTCATTTCGCGGCTGTTTTCTGCAGATGTACAGTTTTCACGGGCTAACAGTAACCGAGGCGCTGCTTCTCGTTGTCATGGCTTACGATCGCTACGAAGCAATCTGCAACCCCCTGCATTACCCAGCCAAGATGACAAGGAGAGTCAACGTCCAGCTGGCCGCGAGCGCTTGGGTGACGGCGCTGCTAATACCCGTACCCGTCACGGTGCAAACCTCTCGGTTGTCTTACGGTGAAACAACCAGAGTTTATCACTGCTTTTGTGACCACCTGGCAGTGGTGCAAGCGGCATGCTCCAATTTCAACGCCGACTTCCAGACCTTCTTGGGGTTCTCCATCGCTATGACTGTATCGATCGTTCCTCTCTTGCTCGTCACCCTCTCATACACCTGCATCATTACCTCCGTACAGAAGATCAATTCCAAAGAAGGACGTGCTAAAGCTTTTTCAACTTGTACTTCCCACTTGAGTGTGGTTGGCACCTACTACTCCTCCATTGCCGTGGCATATGTTTCCTACAGAGCAGACATTCCTGTTGATGTCCATGTAATGAGCAATGTTGTCTTCTCTATTCTAACTCCCTTGTTAAATCCGATCATTTACACTTTGCGAAATAAGGAAGTGAAATCTGCAATTAAAAAGCTTATTCTTCTGAGAATTTCTCCTCTTCCtaaaaaaattaacttatttGGGTAAAAATTACAGCACTACAGAAGACTGATGAAAAATTACTCCTGTGGTTAATTAAAACACTATTGCCTTTGGAGTCTGTTTTGGGTCCTGTGAACTGTGGTATACCCtatattaatgtaattttatttctatgatGTTTTAGCAtacttgcattaaaatatttataattttctaCTTTGGTTTATGTTCTTCTGTGACTAAATCCCTGATACACTAAATAAAGTGTGAATGCactgtacaaaaataaacaagaatgaTAACACATTTCATTATACTTTCCCCTCCACGTTGCAACACAGaggatttattattttactcCCTCCATTTAAAACATCAGACATGGTGACAgttattttcctgtgaaataagAGGTCAAACTGAATTGTTATTTCTGGGTGAGAAAACTCTCTACAACATTACTTTATAGGACTTCAGAAttgaggaaaaagtaaaagagaaaatttaataTGCACAGCTTGATGAAATGGTATCTTTATGCAATATACCACTACCAATTTCCTCTTTTATCATATAGTCTGATGCACAGATTCCTGTATAATGAGGGCTAACGGGAAGCAATAGTCAATAAAACAATGAACTTAAGGAGTTAGAGATTCTATCAAGCATTAAAAAGTGTGAATGTTTATCTGGAGCTTGCTTAATTCACAGCAGGCAGATAATCCACTATAAATGAGCATCTCTGACCATTTCcaacagctctgtttttttaacatactgAACAGACATCTCTCCTACGATGTCTGTCTTTAATGGACCTTTCCAAAGTGCATTAAAGGTGCTTGGGTTAGCTGTAACTGAGATTTGGGGGAAGGCTGGGCTATCTCTCTTCTTGCATGAGCTCATTCTTCTGTTAACACTTTCCATAAATCACTCCGTCTTCCACTCCCCATCTGCCCCTGACATGAAGCCAGATGCAGATGGCGAAGGAGGAAGGTCCAAGGCAAAGCTTGGGCAAGCTCCTGTGCAGGatggagctgcagaagagaCGTGTTTAACTCAAGAAGACAGATTTAACCTGGAGCATGACCATTGCTTTGAGAATCTGAGCAAGTCTAGAAGGTTCTCTATTTCCAAtataaaagaaagcttcttGGGCTGCATCTGAGCTGGGTGGGCTGCCACCTGGAGAGGAGGAGACCCTGCCAAGTTGGTAGAGGCGACATGCCTGCTGTACTCAGTGAGCACAGAGCTTAGCCCCCAGCGCTGCTGTTCTGCGCTATCTGTCACCAAAAATGTACACAAAAACTGGAGATTAAGTCAAAAATCTCTACTCCTTCTCAGAGAATTAAGAAAGGGTTAATCAAAAAATTGAGCGCttttggaggaagaagagaggttatttttaaagtgttcaAAATTGAGACCCTAAGGTGCAGAGCAGTTTGTCTATTATGAGCATGTGAGTGGGAGCATGAATAAGAGCTGCTGAAGGCATTGGCATGTCAGCTCCTGGATTCCCGACCTCCTCCTTCTATGGGGCAGGTGGCAGCCATGCTCAGGTACAGCACCTCCCTCCAAACAAGAAGGTGTTGTAGGATTCAGGCAGGGAACAGCAGACTCCCAGGTGTTCATTAACACGTggtgcacacatacacacaccacATCTTCAGTAATAAAATGAATCCTGGAAACAAACAGCAGTAGCTCCTCCTCTCCAAAGGGAGTTTCCTTCCAACGTCCTTTCCTTCAGCACGACGTTATTTGCACAGATCCTGCTGACATAGAAAGATTTTgagatgaaatacagaaattctgcAGAGTGAAACAGCAGGGTGCCCTGCAAACTGAGAGTTGATCACCAGTTCCTAAGACAAGAGGGTTGCAtagattttaaggaaaagacaggaaagGCTTTGTC encodes:
- the LOC134146180 gene encoding olfactory receptor 2AT4, which produces MEVFPPAMDSCSSNASTKHFFLVGFPGLQDFQTALFVVFLLLYLLILVGNVIIITVVVVDRKLHKPMYFFLINLSVLDVLFTTTTIPKMLAMFLANAKTISFRGCFLQMYSFHGLTVTEALLLVVMAYDRYEAICNPLHYPAKMTRRVNVQLAASAWVTALLIPVPVTVQTSRLSYGETTRVYHCFCDHLAVVQAACSNFNADFQTFLGFSIAMTVSIVPLLLVTLSYTCIITSVQKINSKEGRAKAFSTCTSHLSVVGTYYSSIAVAYVSYRADIPVDVHVMSNVVFSILTPLLNPIIYTLRNKEVKSAIKKLILLRISPLPKKINLFG